A window of Mucilaginibacter paludis DSM 18603 contains these coding sequences:
- a CDS encoding lysylphosphatidylglycerol synthase transmembrane domain-containing protein yields the protein MAEKDYYDILGINSDATSEDVNEAYRKINKPNPDAEEAYQILSDTDKRRMYDETYIGPFDPSDSYLVEDLETITAEKKPKTFKDRLWSATKLLLKIAVTGLLLYYVFSKIHFDQVKSLVSEANPLWALAAILTFFVSTMVSASRLMSFFKSIDLHIRWQFNLRLYMLGMFYNLFLPGGIGGDGYKIYLLNKNYKMPAKKVFWAILFDRLSGFWAIGLITAVLVIFLPQLKVLHITPLLAWTVFLGATAVYLFVAYKFFKDYTKHFVEAHIKAVGVQSLQVLTILLVMIALHHTEKYAPYLSAFLMSSMAAVIPFSVGGLGFREFIFKYVVAEMFHMNGDLAVVLSLSFYVISGIISLLGVYYVFRTDRLEKDLPVAEKKK from the coding sequence ATGGCAGAAAAAGATTATTACGATATATTAGGAATAAACAGCGATGCAACATCTGAAGATGTTAACGAAGCCTATCGTAAAATCAATAAACCAAATCCGGATGCGGAAGAAGCATATCAAATACTAAGCGATACCGACAAGCGGCGAATGTACGACGAAACTTATATCGGCCCTTTTGATCCTTCTGATTCTTATTTAGTAGAAGACCTGGAAACCATCACTGCCGAAAAAAAGCCTAAGACCTTTAAAGACAGGTTGTGGAGCGCCACTAAACTTCTTTTAAAAATAGCGGTTACCGGCCTGTTGCTTTATTATGTTTTCAGCAAAATACATTTCGACCAGGTTAAGTCGCTTGTCAGTGAGGCCAATCCGTTATGGGCGCTGGCGGCTATCCTAACCTTTTTTGTTTCAACCATGGTATCGGCGTCCAGGTTAATGAGTTTCTTTAAATCTATTGATCTGCATATCCGCTGGCAGTTTAACTTACGCCTGTATATGTTAGGTATGTTTTACAACTTGTTTTTACCCGGTGGTATTGGTGGCGATGGTTATAAAATTTACCTGTTAAACAAAAACTATAAAATGCCTGCCAAAAAAGTTTTCTGGGCAATTTTATTTGACCGCCTGAGCGGATTTTGGGCAATCGGACTCATTACCGCCGTACTGGTAATTTTTCTACCTCAATTAAAGGTATTACATATTACACCATTGTTGGCCTGGACTGTATTTTTGGGAGCAACCGCGGTGTACCTTTTTGTAGCCTACAAATTTTTTAAAGATTATACCAAGCACTTTGTAGAGGCACACATCAAAGCCGTGGGCGTACAATCATTACAGGTATTAACCATTTTATTGGTAATGATAGCTTTGCATCACACCGAAAAATACGCGCCTTATTTGTCGGCATTCCTGATGTCGTCTATGGCTGCGGTGATACCGTTTAGTGTTGGTGGGCTGGGATTTCGCGAATTTATTTTCAAATATGTTGTAGCCGAGATGTTCCACATGAATGGCGATCTGGCTGTAGTATTGAGTCTATCATTCTATGTCATCTCCGGCATTATTTCGTTACTCGGCGTTTATTATGTTTTCCGTACCGACAGGTTGGAAAAAGATCTGCCTGTTGCAGAAAAGAAAAAATAA
- a CDS encoding single-stranded DNA-binding protein, translating into MSTLKNSVRLVGNLGMDPEVKVFDNNRRLAKLSLATSESYKNDKGEKVTETQWHNVIIWGAQAKFAEDILKKGDEVAIDGKLASRSYIDKDGNKRYITEIVVNEFLKLGGR; encoded by the coding sequence ATGAGCACATTAAAAAACAGCGTACGCCTTGTAGGTAATTTAGGCATGGATCCGGAAGTAAAGGTTTTTGATAACAACCGAAGATTGGCAAAGCTATCATTAGCTACCAGCGAATCATACAAAAATGATAAGGGCGAGAAGGTTACCGAAACCCAATGGCATAATGTAATTATCTGGGGGGCACAAGCCAAGTTTGCCGAAGATATTTTGAAAAAGGGAGACGAGGTTGCTATCGACGGTAAGCTGGCCAGCCGAAGCTACATCGATAAGGACGGCAATAAACGGTACATCACCGAGATCGTAGTAAACGAGTTTTTAAAGTTAGGCGGCAGATAA
- a CDS encoding aromatic amino acid hydroxylase, which produces MSHFNDFNNPQVAALPKHLKQFIVDQHYEHYTPIDHAVWRYVMRQNYSYLKDVAYYPYIPGLEKAGLTIEKIPNLQDMNNALAKIGWGAVTVDGFIPPAAFMEYQSYRVLVIAADIRGIKHIEYTPAPDIIHESAGHAPIIADKAYHQYLSYFGSIGAKAMFSAQDFDLYEAIRALSILKEMPDADPFDIQKAEDQVAWCQDHMGQPSEMALLSRLHWWTVEYGLIGTLEKPQIYGAGLLSSIGESSTCMATDVKKLWYTPDTVNYPYDITKPQPQLFVTPNFQNLIDVLEQFANTMAFRVGGQFGLQKAIESKNTCTTVYSSGLQVSGTFSVSVTNKQNNPIFIKTTGPTSLCYQNKQLDGHGKSYHQDGFSSPVGRLKEMRTALEDLSPNDLNDIGIAIAEDATLNFESGVTVKGTVKSVLRENNKTLLISFGNCTVTDADGEILFQPSWGVYDMAVGEKIISVFCGAADKDAFETIVYQAKTSTFHQEYSGNTLELHHLYQQVRDCRQNQSGYHNLKDIWLQLQKNHPEDWLCPLEILEILDHEGLMPDTAQQIQTWLEQRTSREPELKKLITDGFYLIKHPVEQKLVVQ; this is translated from the coding sequence ATGAGCCATTTTAATGATTTTAACAACCCACAGGTTGCAGCACTACCTAAACACCTTAAACAATTTATTGTAGACCAGCACTACGAGCATTATACCCCAATAGACCATGCGGTATGGCGTTACGTTATGCGGCAAAATTACAGTTACCTTAAAGATGTAGCCTATTACCCTTATATCCCCGGACTGGAAAAAGCCGGATTGACCATCGAAAAAATACCGAACCTGCAGGACATGAATAATGCCCTGGCAAAAATTGGTTGGGGAGCTGTCACCGTTGATGGCTTCATACCTCCGGCTGCCTTTATGGAATACCAATCGTACCGGGTACTGGTTATAGCGGCGGATATACGCGGCATTAAACATATTGAATACACGCCCGCTCCTGATATTATTCATGAATCGGCAGGCCACGCGCCCATTATTGCCGACAAAGCCTATCATCAATATCTCAGCTATTTTGGATCGATCGGCGCTAAGGCGATGTTCTCGGCGCAGGATTTTGATTTATACGAAGCCATACGGGCGCTATCCATACTTAAAGAAATGCCAGATGCCGATCCCTTCGACATTCAAAAAGCAGAAGATCAGGTTGCCTGGTGCCAGGATCATATGGGCCAACCATCTGAAATGGCTTTGCTAAGCAGGTTACACTGGTGGACGGTTGAATATGGTTTGATAGGCACACTGGAAAAACCCCAAATATACGGAGCCGGACTCTTGTCATCCATCGGCGAAAGCTCCACCTGTATGGCTACGGATGTAAAAAAGCTTTGGTACACACCCGACACGGTAAATTATCCATACGACATTACCAAGCCCCAGCCGCAGTTATTTGTTACCCCAAACTTTCAAAACCTCATTGATGTTTTAGAACAATTTGCCAATACCATGGCTTTTAGGGTTGGCGGCCAATTTGGCTTACAAAAAGCCATTGAAAGTAAAAATACCTGCACCACTGTTTACAGTTCTGGTTTACAAGTTTCGGGTACGTTTAGCGTTTCTGTTACAAATAAACAGAACAATCCAATTTTTATTAAAACCACTGGGCCAACCAGTTTGTGTTACCAAAATAAACAGTTAGATGGACATGGTAAAAGTTACCACCAAGATGGCTTTAGCTCACCAGTTGGCCGGTTGAAGGAAATGAGAACCGCTTTAGAAGATTTAAGCCCCAACGACCTAAACGATATAGGCATAGCTATAGCGGAGGATGCTACCCTTAATTTTGAAAGTGGAGTTACCGTAAAGGGTACTGTTAAAAGCGTGTTGCGCGAAAACAATAAAACGCTGCTGATATCTTTCGGAAATTGTACGGTAACTGATGCTGACGGCGAAATTTTATTCCAACCCTCATGGGGAGTTTATGATATGGCCGTTGGCGAAAAAATAATCTCAGTATTTTGCGGCGCAGCGGATAAAGATGCTTTTGAAACCATTGTTTACCAGGCTAAAACCAGCACCTTTCACCAAGAATATAGCGGCAATACATTGGAGCTACATCATTTATACCAGCAAGTTAGAGATTGCCGTCAAAATCAATCCGGCTACCATAATTTGAAAGATATATGGCTTCAGTTGCAGAAAAATCACCCGGAAGATTGGCTTTGCCCCTTAGAAATATTGGAGATACTGGACCATGAAGGGCTAATGCCCGATACGGCTCAACAGATCCAAACCTGGTTAGAGCAACGGACATCCCGCGAACCGGAATTGAAAAAATTAATTACAGACGGTTTTTATTTAATCAAACACCCGGTAGAGCAAAAACTCGTTGTTCAGTAA
- a CDS encoding carbon-nitrogen hydrolase: MSKVKVGLVQMSCTASKPDNLNKAIAKIRETAEGGAQIICLQELFTSLYFCDVEDHDNFALAEAIPGPSTDALSSVAAELGVVIIASLFEKRAQGVYHNTTAVLDADGTYLGKYRKMHIPDDPGFYEKFYFTPGDLGYKVFKTKFATIGVLICWDQWYPEAARITALMGAEILFYPTAIGWATTQDEATNVEQYNAWQTIQRGHAVANGVHVIGINRVGEEAGVKFWGGSFVSNPFGTLLYQASHDNEENIIHELDLDKTDYYRTHWPFLRDRRIDSYQPITKRLIDGD, translated from the coding sequence ATGTCGAAAGTAAAAGTTGGCCTGGTGCAAATGAGTTGCACAGCAAGCAAGCCAGATAACCTTAACAAAGCGATAGCAAAGATCAGGGAAACAGCCGAAGGCGGCGCTCAGATCATTTGTTTACAGGAGTTATTTACTTCCCTGTATTTCTGTGATGTGGAAGACCATGATAACTTCGCGTTAGCGGAGGCCATTCCCGGTCCGTCCACCGATGCGCTATCCAGCGTTGCGGCAGAGTTAGGCGTAGTGATCATCGCTTCGCTGTTTGAAAAACGTGCTCAGGGTGTTTACCATAATACTACTGCCGTGTTAGATGCAGATGGTACTTACCTGGGCAAATACCGCAAGATGCATATACCGGACGATCCGGGTTTTTACGAGAAATTTTATTTTACGCCAGGTGATTTAGGCTATAAAGTTTTCAAAACCAAATTTGCCACCATAGGGGTATTGATTTGCTGGGACCAATGGTATCCGGAAGCAGCGCGAATCACCGCGTTAATGGGGGCCGAAATTTTATTTTACCCAACTGCTATAGGCTGGGCAACCACGCAAGACGAGGCTACCAACGTAGAACAATATAACGCCTGGCAAACTATACAACGCGGACATGCCGTTGCCAACGGTGTACACGTAATTGGCATTAACAGGGTGGGCGAGGAAGCCGGAGTGAAGTTTTGGGGAGGATCGTTTGTATCTAATCCTTTCGGAACCCTATTGTACCAGGCATCTCATGACAATGAAGAAAATATCATCCACGAATTAGATCTGGATAAAACGGATTACTACCGTACCCACTGGCCGTTTTTACGCGACCGGAGGATTGATTCGTACCAACCGATTACCAAGCGCTTAATCGACGGGGATTAG
- a CDS encoding SDR family NAD(P)-dependent oxidoreductase, with the protein MNIIITGASSGVGFEAVLELTLSGKHQVIALARSEDKLGRLLEIAKGLNPDCILYPVAFDIVHDDYADLQQFIATRFNNQIDVLINNAGVLINKPFMQLLESDFVEMLQSNYMGHVRIIQAMVPIMPAGSHILNIGSMGGFQGSAKFTGLSAYSASKGALHTLTECLALELAEQQIKVNCLALGSAQTEMLEQAFPGYESPVMAFQMGKYIADFAISGHQFFNGKILPVALDTP; encoded by the coding sequence ATGAATATTATAATAACCGGTGCCAGTAGCGGTGTAGGCTTTGAGGCCGTTTTAGAGTTAACTTTATCGGGTAAACACCAGGTGATCGCGCTGGCCCGGTCTGAGGATAAATTAGGCAGATTGCTTGAAATTGCCAAAGGGCTAAACCCCGATTGTATTTTATATCCTGTAGCTTTTGATATTGTACACGACGATTATGCCGACCTGCAACAATTTATTGCTACCCGGTTTAATAACCAGATAGATGTATTGATTAACAACGCCGGCGTATTGATCAATAAACCTTTTATGCAGTTACTGGAAAGCGATTTTGTAGAAATGCTGCAAAGCAATTATATGGGGCATGTGCGGATCATCCAGGCAATGGTGCCTATCATGCCAGCCGGATCGCACATCTTAAATATAGGCAGCATGGGCGGGTTTCAGGGAAGCGCCAAATTCACTGGTTTAAGTGCTTATTCGGCCAGTAAGGGCGCCCTGCATACTTTAACAGAGTGCCTTGCGCTTGAACTTGCGGAGCAACAAATCAAGGTGAACTGCCTTGCACTCGGTTCCGCCCAAACTGAAATGTTAGAGCAAGCCTTTCCCGGTTATGAATCGCCGGTGATGGCCTTCCAGATGGGTAAATATATTGCCGACTTTGCCATTTCCGGGCATCAGTTTTTTAACGGAAAAATATTACCGGTTGCCCTGGATACACCATAA